The DNA window ATCGCGGCCGCTGGAATGAGCGCCCATGGAACGAGCGTGCCTCCGCCGACCCAAATGGCAGCGATCTGGCCAAGCGCCGTTAACGTGGCCGCTCCGCCGCCAATGGCGACCGCAAACAAATGGGCGACCGAACCGGCAAGCGAGATGCCGGAAAACCCGGAGCCGTCAAGGCCGGTAATCGCCCCGACGATGGTGAGCGTCACCGCCCCGATTTCGTTGTTCAGCGGCACCGCATGGGCTAAGGCGACCCCTAAATCGTTGACAATGCCTTGGGATGCCTGCGGCAAATAGTCGCCGATAATTTTCACGAATCCGGCATCGCCAAGATAGAAAAAGGCGGCAATTGGAATGACGGGGCCGAATACTTTAAACCCAAACTGGAATCCTTCAATAAAGTAGTTGGTCACTTCCGCAAAGCTTTCTTGCCGGTGGGCTAAAACGGAAATGAGGATCAAGATAAAAATCGCGGTTCCGCCGATTAAGGCTGTCGCCTCGCCGCCTTGCAAACGCAAATAAAACATCGCGATGACGTCAAGGGCAAACAGCACCGGAATCAACAGCGCCAGCCATTTTTTCGTCGGCTCGGCCAGCAGCCCTCCCGTTTTCTCGAGCGCCGCATCAGCGGCAGCGGCGATTTCTGTATCCCCGCTCGTCAAGCGCCCTTGCTTCATATCGCGGCGCAGCAAATAAAACGCCGTGACGGTCGTGACGACCCCCATGACAAAAACGAGCGGCACGCTGGCGGCAATCACTTCGCCAACCGGCAATCCGGCCGCATCAGCGGTCAGTTTCGGCGCCCCTTGAATGATAAAATCACCAGAAAGGGCGATACCGTGTCCGAACAAGTTCATCGCCATTGCCACTCCGAGCGCCGGCAGGCCGACGCGAACCGCCGCCGGCAACAGCACCGCCCCCATAAGGGCAACGGCCGGAGACGGCCAGAAAAACCAAGAAATCACCATCATCAAAATCCCGATCGTCCAATACGCCCAGGCCGGCGTCCGGATAAAACGGACAAACGGCGACACCATCACATCATTGATCCCCGTCGCTGACAACACTTTGCTCATCGCGACAATAATCGAGATGACTAAAATCGTTGGCAGTAATTCGGTAATGGCGTAAATAAAGCTGTTAAACACCCCGCTGACTGCCGCGCTCAGTGAATGGGTGGCGACCACCGCCAACAAAAAAATGCCGGCAATGCAAACGAGCGATGTATCTTTGCGGACGACCATAAACCCGATAATGAGCATGATAAACAGCAAGTAAATCCAGTGCAACGCCACAAGCTCTACTCCCATAAACAAATCCCCTTTCTCCTCAACTTCCAGCCCGGCCTGCCGGACGTGCGCCTAGGCCGGTGTACTACAGCATATGAAGCGGGAACAGAGGTGTGAGAACAAAGTGCGGGCGACACGGGGAAGCGCAGTACTAGAACAGAGATGTGAGCAAGAGGCACAAACGGAAAGGCGAGCGCAGGCAAAGGTGTGGGAGCTGCCAGGACATTTTCGCCGAAAACGAAAAAAAATGCCGGCGTCAACGCCAAAACAGCGTTAACGTTCGGCTTTGGGCCCGTGCCGCGGGCGGACGTACCGTCTGGCCGTCCAAACGCCCCAACCGATTCCCCCCACCCATGTAACGAGCCATAGAGGGCGCGGGGAAACGGCAGCCAACACAAGGTGAAATACCGTATTTTGCCCGGCGAGTAAAATGGAGAACAACCGAACGGCAGCGCCAGCCGGCTGCGCCTGCGGCAGCGGGTACAGCTGCGTCCATAGCGAATAGCGATGGCGGGAAGGCAGCGCCGCCAGCTGAACAGCGGTCGCATACAGAAACAAAAACACAATGGCTGCCTGTACGTATTCATGATCGATCGCAGCAAGCAGTACGCTCCCAATCACTGTCAGGCGGATGTACAGCCCGGCATACCCGCCGGCGCGGAGAAACGTGCGCGCGTACAAGTGAAAAAAGACGTTCCGTTGTCCGTATGGGATCAGACGAAGCAACGGGTCAAGCCAACGACGCCGTCTCGCTTCCTCCCGCCATTCTGGAACATCGGTGAACAAGTTCGCCAATCGGTAAAAGGCCCGTACTGCGCGCTGCTCTTCGGCAATGAGCCGTTCCCACTTCCATGTCCTCCCTTTTGCAAAGCGTGACAGGCAAACCGAAAGAGCCGCGATCAGCGCAATGACCGTCGCGGAAAACAGCCACGGCGCCGCCGCCAGCCAAAAATAAACGGCTAATGCCGCCAACCCGAAGCGGGCGAGCGCGCTCTGACGGTGAAAAGATGGCTCAGCGATGTAACTCCCTTTCCAAGCAGCCCATAAATTCCAAAGCTTCAGGGCGATGAGGCCAAGCAAAAAAAGCGGCCACGGCACCGGGGAAAACCGGGAATGGAGCGGTCCGGCCAACAATAGCAACAAACAGAGGCCGTATGCGTGCCACACGGCCGAGAAGAGGAATGCCCGGCGAATATACGGGTGCAGCTGCCATTCAGCGGCCAGCAAAAACACCGTATCCGCCTCGCGAAACAATGTGCGCACCGTCCCGGATGCAGCCGCCCAGCCGAATATCACCGCGGCAATGGCCGGGTACGGAAACGAGCCGGGAAGCGTCTCGACCCAGCGCTCGTACATGACCGCGATACCGCCAAGAACGATGATTAAGCCGACGAGCAAATGATCGTTCAGCATATAGCGCAAATAGCGAAGCCTCTTTTTCCCTTCGGCTTGAAGACGCTGCTGCCAAAGCTTACGGGCATCCATCATGGCGCATCGTCCTTTGTCAATTCGATATATACTTCATCGAGCGTCGCAGCTTTCAGCCCGAACTGGCGGCGAATGTCATCAAGCGTTCCTTTCGCTTTGACGCGCCCTTGATGCAAAATGACGAACGAATCGCAATACCGCTCCGCTGTCGCCAAAATATGGGTCGACAACAAAATGCCTGCCCCTTTCGCCTTTTGTTCATTCATCCGCTCAAGCAATGCATGAATGGCGAGCGGGTCAAGGCCGAGAAACGGCTCATCGATAATATAAAGCGGCGGTTCAAGCAAAAAGGCGCAAACGATCATCACTTTTTGTTTCATCCCTTTGGAAAAATGCGCTGGAAACGAAGAGAGACGCCGCTCTAACCGAAACGCGCGAAGCAGCGGCGGAACGCGGCGCTCATATTCGTTCTCGCTCAGCCCGTACGCCATCGCCGCCAGACGCAAATGCTCCTCAAGCGTCAGTTCTTCGTATAATACGGGCGTTTCCGGAATAAAAGCAAACTGCCTCCGATACGTTTCCGAATCCGCCGCGAGCGTACG is part of the Geobacillus sp. 46C-IIa genome and encodes:
- a CDS encoding ABC transporter ATP-binding protein, whose protein sequence is MTLLRVEHLYGGYTAQNVLEDVTFSVERGEMVALIGLNGAGKSTTIKHIIGLMEPRRGTVSVNGRTLAADSETYRRQFAFIPETPVLYEELTLEEHLRLAAMAYGLSENEYERRVPPLLRAFRLERRLSSFPAHFSKGMKQKVMIVCAFLLEPPLYIIDEPFLGLDPLAIHALLERMNEQKAKGAGILLSTHILATAERYCDSFVILHQGRVKAKGTLDDIRRQFGLKAATLDEVYIELTKDDAP
- a CDS encoding ABC transporter permease; translated protein: MMDARKLWQQRLQAEGKKRLRYLRYMLNDHLLVGLIIVLGGIAVMYERWVETLPGSFPYPAIAAVIFGWAAASGTVRTLFREADTVFLLAAEWQLHPYIRRAFLFSAVWHAYGLCLLLLLAGPLHSRFSPVPWPLFLLGLIALKLWNLWAAWKGSYIAEPSFHRQSALARFGLAALAVYFWLAAAPWLFSATVIALIAALSVCLSRFAKGRTWKWERLIAEEQRAVRAFYRLANLFTDVPEWREEARRRRWLDPLLRLIPYGQRNVFFHLYARTFLRAGGYAGLYIRLTVIGSVLLAAIDHEYVQAAIVFLFLYATAVQLAALPSRHRYSLWTQLYPLPQAQPAGAAVRLFSILLAGQNTVFHLVLAAVSPRPLWLVTWVGGIGWGVWTARRYVRPRHGPKAER